In the Calditrichota bacterium genome, one interval contains:
- a CDS encoding tyrosine-type recombinase/integrase codes for MKQVLASIRFLYQNVLEKPVPKSLNIKIKKPQTLPVVLSKEEVGRLIKVTSNMKHKTILLLIYSAGLRLGELLDLRIGDIDSKRLKIHIRQAKGKKDRYVVLSEKLLNILREYYKIYAPKDYLIAGAKGGRYSDKSVQSVMKQALKKAGIRKKATVHTLRHSFATHLLDEGTDIRFIQELLGHVRLETTQIYTHVSSRSINKIKSPADSLDF; via the coding sequence ATGAAACAGGTATTGGCATCGATTCGTTTTTTATATCAAAACGTTTTAGAAAAGCCAGTACCAAAATCGCTGAATATAAAAATAAAAAAGCCGCAAACCCTTCCGGTTGTCCTCTCCAAGGAGGAAGTAGGCAGGTTGATAAAAGTAACTTCAAATATGAAGCATAAAACAATTTTACTTTTAATTTATTCTGCTGGGCTGCGTTTGGGAGAGCTGTTAGATTTAAGAATAGGTGATATTGATTCCAAAAGATTAAAAATACACATTCGCCAGGCAAAGGGAAAAAAGGACCGCTATGTGGTTTTATCAGAAAAACTTTTAAACATTTTACGGGAATATTACAAGATATATGCACCAAAGGACTATTTGATTGCAGGGGCAAAGGGCGGGCGGTATTCTGATAAAAGTGTACAAAGTGTGATGAAACAGGCTTTAAAGAAAGCAGGCATACGCAAAAAGGCAACGGTGCATACTCTTCGACATAGTTTTGCCACTCATCTACTAGATGAAGGAACAGACATACGTTTTATACAGGAACTGCTTGGCCATGTGCGTTTGGAAACCACTCAGATTTATACACATGTTTCTTCACGGTCAATAAATAAAATTAAAAGCCCGGCAGACTCGCTGGACTTTTAA
- a CDS encoding beta-lactamase family protein has product MKKEQTKLLFRMALLIGTIISMFYVPWILVWAWIIPLPETIQEEVNEAIDRGFDGIIVYVDEAGKAPAFYAAGWHDRKNKIPADPKALFKIASINKLYVAVSITKLAKDKRLSLDETLANYLPELVGRIENAEKITLKMMVQHRSGIPNFTDNPAFWENEQENSKKALEFALDLPASFEPDNGYEYSNTNYLLLRKIIDNVLGYSHQLYIKEKILIPLKLNNTFFSLNEVDLDDVMSGYYVGYDEDFKANEYGMLATAEDVGIFLRALNDGSVFDEGEQEIYPYVYDHGGLVIGYQSLAEYHKDVDAVVVQFINTTDFNGYEWNLSEIIINRIVKILRSKRNP; this is encoded by the coding sequence ATGAAGAAGGAACAAACTAAATTACTATTTAGAATGGCATTGCTGATTGGAACCATAATTTCTATGTTTTATGTACCGTGGATTTTGGTGTGGGCATGGATAATACCGCTGCCGGAAACTATCCAAGAAGAAGTAAACGAAGCCATTGATCGTGGATTTGATGGAATTATTGTTTATGTTGACGAGGCCGGCAAAGCACCTGCCTTTTATGCAGCCGGCTGGCACGACCGAAAAAACAAAATACCTGCCGACCCGAAAGCCTTATTCAAAATTGCCAGTATTAACAAGTTATATGTTGCTGTTTCAATCACTAAATTGGCAAAAGACAAACGTTTGTCTTTAGATGAAACGTTAGCCAATTATCTTCCGGAACTTGTAGGTAGAATTGAAAATGCGGAAAAAATTACCTTGAAAATGATGGTTCAGCACCGGAGTGGTATTCCCAATTTTACAGATAATCCTGCTTTTTGGGAAAACGAACAGGAAAATAGCAAAAAAGCCCTTGAATTTGCCCTCGATTTACCGGCAAGTTTTGAACCTGATAATGGATATGAATATTCAAACACGAATTATTTGTTGCTTCGTAAGATTATTGACAATGTATTAGGATATAGCCATCAACTGTATATCAAGGAGAAAATATTGATACCACTCAAGCTGAATAACACTTTTTTTTCGCTTAACGAAGTCGATTTAGATGATGTAATGAGTGGATATTATGTTGGATATGATGAAGATTTTAAAGCAAATGAATACGGAATGTTAGCTACAGCAGAAGATGTTGGCATATTCTTGCGAGCCTTAAACGATGGTTCAGTATTTGATGAAGGAGAACAGGAAATCTATCCTTATGTCTACGACCATGGCGGTCTGGTCATTGGCTATCAAAGCCTTGCAGAATACCACAAAGATGTAGACGCTGTAGTCGTTCAGTTTATTAATACAACTGATTTTAATGGATATGAATGGAACTTATCGGAAATTATAATTAACCGTATAGTAAAAATATTGAGAAGTAAAAGAAACCCATAA
- a CDS encoding trans-2-enoyl-CoA reductase family protein produces the protein MVIKPRIRGFVCLTAHPVGCEAHVKEQINHVTSNGPIKNGPKNVLVIGASTGYGLSSRITAAFGSGASTLGVFFEKEPKDKKTATAGWYNSVAFEKLAKEKGLKSVSVNGDAFSDEIKDKVVDISKNEFEPFDLVVYSIASPRRTHPKTGKVYSSVLKPIDKAYDGRTLNTDKVEIQDVHLEAATDEEIEGTVAVMGGQDWEMWMERLKDEGLLAEGCQTVSYTYIGTELTWAIYWEGAIGKAKDDLDKTSARLNKWLEPMGGKSYVSVMKALVTQASSAIPVVPLYISVLYKIMKAKGNHEGCIEQIDRMYRDRLYSGNPQVDKDGRLRLDDWEMEDDVQAKVNEVWPQVKTENINELTDFAGYKEEFLRLFGFGFDGVDYDEDVNPNVKF, from the coding sequence ATGGTTATCAAACCGCGTATCAGGGGCTTTGTATGTTTAACAGCGCATCCGGTCGGATGTGAAGCCCATGTAAAAGAACAAATCAATCATGTCACTTCCAACGGGCCAATTAAAAATGGGCCTAAAAATGTACTGGTAATCGGTGCTTCTACCGGTTATGGATTGTCCTCGAGAATTACCGCAGCTTTTGGTTCCGGTGCCTCCACGCTGGGTGTATTTTTTGAAAAAGAGCCTAAAGATAAAAAAACAGCAACTGCAGGGTGGTATAATTCTGTTGCTTTTGAAAAACTTGCCAAAGAAAAGGGGTTAAAATCAGTCAGCGTAAATGGCGATGCTTTCTCCGACGAAATAAAAGACAAAGTTGTTGATATCTCTAAAAATGAATTTGAACCATTTGATCTTGTGGTTTACAGTATTGCTTCTCCACGACGGACACATCCTAAAACAGGTAAAGTATATTCGTCAGTTTTAAAACCAATCGATAAGGCATATGATGGGAGAACTCTCAACACAGATAAAGTTGAAATCCAGGATGTTCATTTGGAAGCGGCAACCGATGAAGAGATTGAGGGAACTGTTGCTGTTATGGGCGGCCAGGATTGGGAAATGTGGATGGAACGCCTAAAAGATGAAGGTTTGCTGGCTGAAGGATGCCAAACCGTCTCTTACACCTATATCGGCACAGAACTAACTTGGGCGATTTACTGGGAAGGTGCCATCGGCAAAGCAAAAGATGACCTTGATAAAACATCTGCCAGGCTAAATAAATGGCTGGAGCCGATGGGCGGCAAATCTTATGTTTCGGTGATGAAAGCTTTGGTTACACAGGCCAGTTCTGCTATTCCGGTTGTACCGTTGTATATTTCTGTTCTGTATAAAATTATGAAGGCCAAAGGAAATCATGAAGGCTGTATAGAGCAAATCGACCGCATGTACCGAGACAGGCTGTATTCCGGAAATCCGCAGGTTGATAAAGACGGCCGTTTAAGATTGGATGACTGGGAAATGGAAGATGATGTGCAGGCGAAAGTAAATGAAGTCTGGCCGCAAGTAAAAACCGAAAATATAAATGAACTGACCGATTTTGCAGGCTATAAAGAAGAATTTTTAAGATTGTTTGGATTTGGGTTTGATGGAGTTGACTATGACGAAGATGTAAATCCTAATGTAAAATTTTAA
- a CDS encoding VOC family protein: MKQNLAHIALVVNDYDEAIQFYTEKLDFELIEDSRLSETKRWVVVSPPGSNGCSLLLAKAGDENQTASIGNQTGGRVFLFLHTDDFWRDYNKMIKKDINFVRGPNDEEYGTVAVFEDLYGNLWDLIEPRNSK, translated from the coding sequence ATGAAACAAAATCTTGCCCATATTGCCCTGGTTGTAAATGATTACGATGAGGCAATTCAATTCTATACTGAGAAACTGGACTTTGAACTTATCGAAGATTCCAGGTTAAGCGAAACAAAACGTTGGGTTGTTGTCAGCCCTCCTGGTTCTAACGGGTGTTCCCTTTTGCTGGCCAAAGCAGGTGATGAAAATCAGACAGCTTCAATTGGCAATCAAACCGGTGGACGGGTTTTCCTTTTTTTACACACAGATGATTTTTGGCGCGATTACAATAAAATGATCAAAAAAGATATTAATTTCGTTCGCGGACCAAATGACGAAGAATATGGCACCGTGGCGGTCTTTGAAGATCTCTATGGTAATCTGTGGGATTTGATTGAGCCTCGTAATTCAAAGTGA
- a CDS encoding glucose-6-phosphate isomerase: MNIKLDYSNLISTNIGDEHGIDFEVLKQLVETGSAAAAALEKKIEDDTLGFYKLPDNSELVEEIETYASSVRERFTHYVHVGIGGSALGPIALQSSLRNTYYNNQDSPKMYFPDNVDPDWLAELMEEIDVKKTLFHVVSKSGGTAETAATMLYIMSFLKEKLGENFYKNLLFTTDPTKGLLNQIALENAIKCFRIPPNVGGRFSVLSPVGLIPAAIAGIDIKKLMAGAAEMCDLCREQDVLKNPAFIFAATHTILMKKNKNISVMMPYSNKLKDISDWYGQIWAESIGKRFDNQNNVVEVGQTPVKALGATDQHSQVQLYVEGPNDKVVTFLEVEKFKNNHLLQNHFPYIKDFDYLAGKSLGNLLNSEKHATEIALTNNNRPNLTIKISEVSEENVGALIFFFQAATAFAGELLNINAFDQPGVEEGKIATYALMGREGYAKKKEEIETAAAKKKLFII; the protein is encoded by the coding sequence ATGAACATAAAATTAGACTATTCAAACTTAATCAGCACAAATATTGGTGATGAACATGGAATCGACTTTGAAGTATTAAAGCAACTAGTAGAAACCGGTTCTGCAGCTGCTGCTGCTCTGGAAAAGAAAATTGAAGATGATACTCTGGGATTTTATAAGCTGCCGGATAACAGTGAACTTGTTGAAGAAATTGAAACTTATGCTTCCTCTGTGCGGGAACGTTTTACGCATTATGTCCATGTTGGCATTGGTGGCTCAGCGCTTGGGCCAATAGCTTTACAATCCTCGCTCAGAAACACATATTATAACAATCAGGATTCCCCTAAAATGTATTTCCCGGATAATGTTGATCCGGATTGGCTCGCTGAGTTGATGGAAGAGATTGATGTAAAAAAGACATTGTTTCATGTTGTTTCCAAATCTGGCGGAACGGCTGAAACGGCCGCAACAATGCTTTATATAATGAGTTTCTTAAAAGAGAAATTAGGCGAAAATTTCTACAAAAACCTTTTATTTACAACTGATCCGACCAAAGGCCTGTTAAACCAGATTGCCCTTGAAAACGCAATAAAATGTTTCCGAATTCCACCAAATGTTGGTGGCCGTTTTTCAGTTTTATCACCAGTAGGGCTTATACCTGCAGCCATAGCCGGAATTGACATCAAAAAATTAATGGCCGGTGCAGCAGAAATGTGCGACTTGTGCCGCGAGCAGGACGTATTAAAAAACCCGGCTTTCATTTTTGCTGCCACACACACAATTCTGATGAAAAAAAATAAAAACATCAGTGTGATGATGCCATACAGTAATAAGCTTAAGGATATTTCGGATTGGTATGGTCAGATTTGGGCAGAAAGCATCGGTAAACGTTTTGACAATCAAAACAATGTTGTGGAAGTTGGCCAGACACCCGTAAAAGCTCTCGGCGCGACAGATCAGCATTCCCAGGTGCAGCTATATGTAGAAGGCCCAAATGATAAGGTGGTAACTTTTCTTGAAGTTGAAAAATTTAAAAATAATCACCTGCTACAAAATCATTTTCCTTATATAAAAGATTTTGATTACCTGGCAGGAAAAAGTTTAGGCAATCTCTTAAACTCAGAAAAACACGCCACGGAAATCGCCCTTACAAACAACAACCGTCCAAATCTCACTATTAAAATTTCTGAAGTTTCCGAAGAAAATGTGGGTGCGCTTATTTTCTTTTTTCAGGCAGCAACTGCTTTTGCAGGTGAGCTGCTTAATATTAACGCTTTTGACCAACCCGGTGTAGAAGAAGGAAAAATCGCCACTTATGCGCTTATGGGACGTGAAGGCTACGCAAAGAAAAAAGAAGAAATTGAAACGGCAGCGGCTAAAAAAAAGCTATTCATAATTTAA
- a CDS encoding ATP-dependent Clp protease ATP-binding subunit — MGNNFTSRVQKVIRYSKEEAMRLGHDYIGTEHLTLGVIKEGEGIAIKILKNLGCDLEKLKKAIEDATAPSGGTMTIGNLPLSKRAEKALKMTYIEAKNFNNDVIGTEHLILSILKEKDCLAAQILQTFNVDYAAVYSELENILAGKPSTPPAPKQASAKKTKTPALDHFGRDLTQMAVDGKLDPIIGRQKEIQRVAQVLSRRKKNNPVLIGEPGVGKTAIAEGLAIRIIEKKVSRVLHNKRVVALDMGSIVAGTKYRGQFEERMKALMTELEKALDVILFIDELHTIVGAGGASGSLDASNMFKPALARGELQCIGATTLDEYRMHIEKDGALERRFQKVMVEPTSPEETLEILHTVKDRYEKHHNVTYNDSAVESIVKLADRYISDKNFPDKAIDVLDEGGSRVHMENIIVPKEILEYEGEIERIRGEKESLAKLQDFERAAKLRDMERNLTEQLEAARQRWEVEEESRVAAVTEDDIAAVVAMMTGVPTQRIALNESEKLLDMNEILKKEIVGQDDAIHTITKAIRRARAGLQDPNRPIGSFIFLGPTGVGKTYLAKQLAQFLFENSNALIRIDMSEYMEKFNVSRLVGSPPGYVGYEEGGLLTEKVRRHPYSVILLDEIEKAHPDVFNILLQVMDEGHLTDSSGRKVDFKNTILIMTSNIGVKHLKNTSGYGFTNNDDSKFENMKGKVTEELKNAFNPEFLNRVDDAVVFKQLDEKESMTIIDITLKEVVVKLKEKNLQFQLSDGAKKFLVEQGFDPMYGARPLKRAIQKHLEDPIADELLKGTFKEGSTIQVKMKGKTELAFSEVESKEKNEEPESDILKN; from the coding sequence ATGGGAAACAATTTTACCAGCCGCGTTCAAAAAGTAATTCGCTATTCCAAAGAAGAAGCCATGCGCCTTGGGCATGATTATATCGGCACGGAGCATTTAACTTTGGGTGTTATAAAAGAAGGCGAAGGCATTGCCATAAAAATACTAAAGAACCTTGGCTGCGATCTTGAAAAATTAAAAAAGGCCATTGAAGACGCCACAGCTCCATCGGGCGGAACAATGACCATTGGCAATCTGCCGCTTTCTAAGCGCGCAGAAAAAGCCCTTAAAATGACATACATTGAAGCCAAAAACTTTAATAATGATGTGATTGGTACTGAGCACCTGATCCTTTCAATCTTAAAAGAAAAAGATTGTCTGGCTGCGCAAATTCTGCAAACCTTTAATGTAGATTATGCTGCCGTTTACAGCGAGCTTGAAAATATTCTTGCAGGAAAGCCATCTACTCCTCCTGCTCCAAAGCAAGCATCGGCAAAGAAAACCAAGACACCGGCACTTGATCATTTTGGCCGTGATTTAACCCAAATGGCCGTTGATGGAAAACTTGATCCGATTATTGGTCGTCAAAAAGAAATTCAACGTGTTGCCCAGGTTTTAAGCCGTCGCAAAAAAAATAATCCCGTTTTGATTGGTGAACCAGGCGTTGGTAAAACTGCCATTGCCGAAGGGCTTGCCATCCGTATTATAGAAAAGAAAGTATCCAGGGTTTTACATAATAAACGTGTTGTAGCATTGGATATGGGTTCAATTGTTGCCGGTACAAAATACCGCGGACAATTTGAAGAACGAATGAAAGCCTTGATGACTGAGCTTGAAAAAGCGCTCGATGTTATTCTGTTTATCGATGAGCTGCATACAATCGTTGGTGCAGGCGGCGCATCGGGTTCTCTGGATGCATCAAATATGTTTAAACCGGCCTTGGCCCGTGGCGAGCTGCAGTGTATTGGTGCCACAACTCTTGATGAATACCGTATGCATATCGAAAAAGATGGCGCTTTGGAACGTCGTTTCCAAAAGGTAATGGTTGAACCTACTTCTCCTGAAGAGACGCTTGAGATTTTACATACTGTAAAAGACCGCTACGAAAAGCATCATAATGTGACTTACAATGATTCTGCAGTTGAGTCTATCGTAAAATTAGCTGACCGTTATATCAGCGATAAAAACTTTCCTGATAAAGCGATTGATGTTTTGGATGAAGGCGGATCACGTGTTCATATGGAAAACATAATCGTGCCAAAAGAAATTTTAGAATATGAAGGTGAGATTGAAAGAATTCGCGGTGAAAAAGAATCGCTGGCAAAGCTTCAGGATTTTGAACGCGCTGCCAAACTGCGCGATATGGAACGCAATTTAACTGAGCAACTTGAAGCCGCCCGTCAAAGATGGGAAGTTGAAGAAGAAAGCCGCGTAGCTGCCGTAACAGAAGATGATATCGCAGCTGTTGTTGCCATGATGACCGGCGTACCAACTCAGCGAATCGCCTTGAACGAATCTGAAAAATTATTGGATATGAATGAAATCCTTAAAAAAGAAATCGTTGGCCAGGACGATGCTATTCATACAATTACAAAAGCAATCCGTAGGGCAAGAGCCGGTTTGCAAGATCCTAACAGGCCAATTGGTTCATTTATTTTTCTTGGCCCGACAGGTGTTGGAAAAACATATCTTGCAAAACAGCTTGCACAATTTTTATTTGAAAACTCAAACGCGCTTATCAGGATTGATATGAGCGAATACATGGAAAAATTTAATGTATCACGTCTTGTTGGATCTCCTCCGGGATATGTTGGTTATGAAGAAGGTGGATTACTGACAGAGAAAGTGCGTCGTCATCCTTATTCTGTTATTTTACTTGATGAAATTGAAAAAGCACATCCAGATGTATTTAATATTTTACTACAAGTTATGGATGAGGGACATTTAACAGATTCCTCCGGGCGCAAAGTTGATTTTAAAAATACGATATTAATCATGACATCGAATATTGGCGTGAAACACCTTAAAAATACCAGTGGTTATGGTTTTACCAATAATGATGATTCCAAATTTGAAAACATGAAAGGCAAAGTTACAGAAGAACTGAAGAATGCCTTTAATCCTGAGTTTTTAAATCGTGTCGATGATGCTGTTGTCTTTAAGCAACTTGATGAAAAAGAATCAATGACAATAATTGATATAACATTGAAAGAAGTTGTAGTTAAGCTTAAAGAAAAAAATCTTCAGTTTCAGCTTTCAGACGGTGCAAAGAAATTTCTTGTTGAGCAAGGCTTTGACCCAATGTATGGTGCACGTCCATTGAAAAGAGCTATCCAAAAGCATCTGGAAGATCCGATTGCTGATGAGCTGCTAAAAGGTACATTTAAGGAAGGCAGCACCATTCAGGTTAAAATGAAAGGTAAAACAGAACTGGCTTTTTCTGAAGTCGAATCTAAAGAAAAAAATGAAGAACCTGAAAGCGATATTCTGAAAAACTAA
- the mfd gene encoding transcription-repair coupling factor → MDAIKSKIFSISGFQKLASSLKSSFIHLKNVQGSFGAFVNEFVAKESGAPLLYIANSLESAEKMHDDLEFLKAHDKLAFLPGLFLEPYETSNPRPELVSMRLEAMQVFLEADQWIAVCTYESLLEKLPLPETFVDNQVYTKIGLTLAFDDLISQLDTAGFERVDIVEQVGEFSVRGGIIDIFAWNNEEPVRLEYFGNVIESIRTFDVITQRTTGNIEEFAILPHLTEHNADVFLHDLLPQNTTLFFEDSDQFYELVRRFYDQAVHTFEQDESLKLTFEEPGKMYCTPEFLQEKLNTFKQLNTNLVANDSFKKVDFKTGAHPDFNGSIKLFLEYLTKKVELQNGRQFIIQSHSVEQANRLQEIIEEEDIVLNAKYAVGTLHGGFVLDELDFEILTDHEIFKRFKRHKAYRSFKSGAYLRQLGGLSLYDYVVHIDYGIGQYMGLDVINYGTVKKECLKIVYRDGDNLFVTVDRLNRVQKFSTEEGGTPKLSKLGTAEWERTKTKTKESLKKVAAELIQIYAGRKAQSGFSFEEDNHWQKELEASFEFEETEDQITSIQAVKKDMEDVEPMDRLLCGDVGFGKTEVALRAAFKAVMAGKQVAILVPTTILAFQHFETFKKRVTAFPVKVEMLNRFRSAKQQRLILEGLAAGRVDIIIATHRLLSNDIQFKDLGLLVVDEEQRFGVKHKEKLKKYRLSVDILSMTATPIPRTLHMALMGARDFSQIETPPRNRIPVHTEIIQWNDAKIHHVIKREMQRGGQIYFVHNRVESILAIKEAIAEIVPEAKIAVGHGQLPEKQLEKVMLDFMHQKYDILVATMIIENGLDIPNVNTILINRADKFGLSQLYQLRGRVGRSDKQAYAYLVVPGMDKITELSRKRLRTIQDFTELGSGYKVALRDLEIRGAGNLLGKQQSGFVQTVGFDLYCKILDEAVAELRKGLDTVAEDTIDLSEKTFTDPKLDLDFDLLIPENYIHNELERVSIYHRLVNFREVDSVDQMRLELRDRFGELPDEVGAFLEAIKLKVLAGYMYAKRLILNGPKLKIIFADQAQEDDRFFNETIPEIMNHKLTKVNFLNQKDLGVQMMLEGKGPKDRLEFAKKVLQNIVK, encoded by the coding sequence ATGGATGCAATAAAATCTAAAATTTTCTCTATCTCAGGATTTCAAAAGTTAGCCTCATCCCTAAAATCTTCTTTTATTCATTTAAAAAATGTACAAGGATCGTTTGGTGCTTTTGTCAATGAGTTTGTCGCCAAGGAATCTGGGGCGCCGTTGCTTTATATTGCAAATTCGCTGGAATCTGCAGAAAAAATGCACGATGACCTGGAGTTTTTAAAAGCACACGATAAACTTGCTTTTCTCCCGGGATTGTTTCTTGAACCGTATGAAACTTCCAATCCAAGACCGGAGCTGGTTAGCATGCGTCTGGAAGCAATGCAGGTTTTTTTGGAGGCTGATCAGTGGATTGCAGTTTGCACTTATGAATCGCTTCTTGAAAAACTGCCGTTGCCCGAAACTTTTGTCGATAACCAGGTTTATACAAAAATAGGTTTAACGCTCGCATTTGACGATCTTATTTCTCAGCTTGATACAGCCGGTTTTGAACGTGTAGACATTGTTGAACAGGTCGGTGAGTTTAGCGTACGAGGTGGCATAATCGATATTTTTGCCTGGAATAATGAAGAGCCTGTTCGTCTGGAATATTTTGGTAATGTGATCGAATCGATCCGCACATTTGATGTAATAACACAACGCACTACCGGCAATATTGAGGAATTTGCCATCCTGCCGCATTTGACCGAACACAACGCAGATGTTTTTTTACACGATTTATTGCCTCAAAATACAACACTCTTTTTTGAAGACTCGGATCAATTTTATGAACTGGTACGTCGCTTTTATGATCAGGCTGTTCATACTTTTGAACAGGATGAATCACTAAAACTAACTTTTGAAGAACCAGGAAAAATGTACTGCACTCCGGAGTTTTTGCAGGAGAAGCTCAATACTTTTAAGCAGCTTAATACAAACCTTGTTGCCAATGATTCATTCAAAAAGGTTGATTTTAAAACTGGAGCCCACCCCGATTTTAATGGTTCTATAAAGCTGTTTCTGGAGTACCTGACCAAAAAAGTTGAATTACAAAATGGCCGGCAATTTATTATCCAATCCCACAGTGTGGAACAGGCCAACCGCCTGCAGGAGATTATCGAAGAAGAGGATATTGTCCTCAATGCAAAATATGCTGTTGGTACATTGCATGGTGGTTTTGTTCTGGATGAGCTCGATTTTGAAATATTGACCGATCATGAAATTTTTAAAAGATTTAAGCGTCACAAGGCTTATCGCAGTTTCAAAAGCGGGGCATATCTCAGGCAGCTTGGCGGGTTAAGTCTGTATGATTATGTGGTGCATATTGATTATGGTATTGGCCAGTATATGGGTCTGGATGTCATCAATTATGGCACTGTTAAAAAAGAGTGTCTCAAAATTGTTTACCGCGATGGGGACAATTTGTTTGTAACGGTTGACCGTTTAAATCGAGTACAAAAGTTTAGCACAGAAGAAGGTGGAACACCAAAGTTAAGCAAACTTGGTACTGCCGAATGGGAACGCACAAAAACAAAAACCAAAGAATCGCTTAAAAAGGTTGCAGCGGAGCTGATCCAAATTTATGCCGGGCGTAAAGCACAAAGTGGGTTTAGCTTTGAAGAAGACAATCATTGGCAAAAAGAGCTGGAAGCTTCATTTGAGTTTGAAGAGACAGAAGATCAAATCACATCAATCCAGGCTGTAAAAAAAGATATGGAAGATGTTGAACCAATGGATCGCCTATTATGCGGCGATGTTGGTTTTGGCAAAACGGAAGTTGCTTTGCGTGCTGCTTTTAAAGCGGTAATGGCCGGCAAACAAGTAGCCATTCTTGTCCCGACAACCATCCTGGCTTTTCAACATTTTGAGACTTTTAAAAAACGTGTTACTGCCTTTCCCGTAAAAGTGGAAATGTTAAACCGCTTTCGAAGCGCCAAACAACAACGCCTTATTTTGGAAGGGCTTGCAGCAGGCCGCGTTGATATAATTATTGCTACGCACAGGCTTCTTTCCAATGACATTCAATTTAAGGATCTTGGCCTTTTGGTTGTGGATGAAGAGCAGCGTTTCGGGGTTAAGCATAAAGAAAAATTAAAAAAGTACCGTCTTTCGGTGGATATACTCTCAATGACCGCCACACCAATCCCGCGTACATTGCATATGGCTTTAATGGGAGCACGAGATTTTTCTCAAATTGAAACGCCGCCTCGAAACCGAATTCCGGTACATACGGAAATTATTCAATGGAATGATGCAAAAATTCATCATGTTATAAAACGCGAAATGCAACGAGGTGGACAAATATATTTTGTGCATAATCGTGTTGAATCGATTTTAGCCATAAAAGAGGCTATAGCTGAAATTGTGCCTGAGGCAAAAATTGCTGTCGGCCATGGCCAACTGCCTGAGAAACAATTGGAAAAAGTGATGCTCGACTTTATGCATCAGAAATACGATATCCTCGTGGCAACAATGATAATTGAAAATGGCCTGGATATCCCAAATGTTAATACAATTTTAATAAACCGCGCTGATAAATTCGGGCTTTCCCAGTTATATCAACTGCGTGGTCGGGTTGGCCGATCCGATAAACAGGCCTATGCTTATCTCGTGGTTCCGGGTATGGATAAAATTACTGAACTTTCTCGTAAACGGCTGCGTACAATCCAGGATTTTACAGAGCTTGGCTCAGGATATAAAGTTGCTTTGCGTGATTTGGAAATACGCGGAGCAGGGAATTTACTCGGCAAACAGCAAAGTGGATTTGTACAAACTGTTGGTTTTGATTTGTATTGTAAAATATTAGACGAAGCTGTTGCTGAATTACGAAAAGGGCTTGATACGGTTGCGGAAGATACAATTGATTTATCGGAAAAAACATTTACTGATCCAAAGCTGGACTTAGATTTTGACCTGCTCATTCCTGAAAATTACATCCACAATGAACTGGAAAGGGTTTCTATTTATCATCGACTGGTGAATTTCAGGGAAGTAGATTCGGTAGATCAGATGCGTTTGGAGTTGCGTGACAGGTTTGGAGAGTTGCCAGATGAAGTAGGTGCTTTTTTAGAAGCGATAAAGTTAAAAGTTCTTGCCGGATATATGTATGCAAAGCGTTTGATTCTGAACGGTCCTAAATTAAAAATAATATTTGCTGATCAAGCCCAGGAAGATGATCGCTTTTTTAATGAAACCATCCCTGAAATTATGAATCATAAATTGACTAAAGTGAATTTTCTAAACCAGAAAGATCTTGGCGTTCAAATGATGTTAGAAGGAAAAGGGCCAAAAGACCGTTTAGAGTTCGCGAAAAAAGTATTGCAAAACATCGTCAAATGA